One Candidatus Bathyarchaeota archaeon genomic window carries:
- a CDS encoding radical SAM protein encodes MVPLISSFDPWRSGLCTCPPKLTFNPYTGCDHQCAYCYASSYIPNFKDCRPKKDLLVSLKKEAAKLKGETISIANSSDPYPRTEASAGLTRRCLEILTESNCKIQIITKSNIVTRDDDLLSKVPVTVALTITTDDDSLARQIEPFAPLPSQRIRAAQDLIKTGIPVSVRIDPIIPMLNDEPQKLISELASIGVKHLTCSTYKAKPDNWMRLTKTLPQTVEKLKPLYFQQGERVGGSTLLPKEFRYKLLKSIRDLALANGMQFGVCREGLNQLNTAACDGSWLMPNDKEAKQRRLA; translated from the coding sequence ATGGTGCCGTTGATTTCAAGCTTTGATCCATGGCGTTCAGGCCTCTGCACATGCCCACCCAAACTAACGTTTAACCCTTACACAGGATGCGACCATCAATGTGCCTACTGCTATGCATCCAGCTACATCCCAAACTTTAAGGATTGCAGACCCAAAAAAGACCTGTTAGTTTCACTAAAGAAGGAAGCCGCCAAGCTCAAGGGAGAGACCATCTCGATAGCCAACTCCTCTGATCCTTATCCGCGAACAGAAGCGTCTGCTGGTTTAACACGACGCTGCCTTGAAATCCTCACAGAGAGCAACTGCAAAATCCAAATCATAACCAAAAGCAACATTGTAACCCGAGACGACGACCTGCTCAGCAAGGTGCCCGTCACGGTTGCGTTAACCATAACTACAGATGACGATAGCTTAGCAAGGCAGATTGAGCCGTTTGCACCTCTGCCTTCTCAGCGCATAAGAGCTGCCCAAGACCTAATCAAAACAGGCATCCCAGTCTCAGTTCGAATAGACCCCATTATCCCCATGTTAAACGATGAACCACAAAAGCTCATTTCAGAACTAGCAAGCATAGGCGTCAAACACTTAACATGCTCAACTTACAAGGCTAAACCAGACAACTGGATGCGCCTAACCAAAACCCTGCCCCAAACAGTAGAGAAGCTCAAGCCGCTCTATTTTCAGCAAGGCGAGCGCGTTGGTGGAAGCACGTTACTGCCCAAAGAGTTTCGATACAAACTCCTCAAAAGCATACGGGATTTGGCTTTGGCGAACGGAATGCAGTTTGGCGTTTGCAGAGAAGGCTTAAATCAGCTAAACACGGCGGCATGCGACGGCTCATGGCTCATGCCAAACGATAAGGAGGCTAAACAACGCAGACTCGCGTGA
- the porA gene encoding pyruvate ferredoxin oxidoreductase produces MTQQVKQQTLALNGDEAVAYAVKQCDVDVVAAYPITPQTIMVEKFSEYVANGEVNTEFVCTESEHSAITACLAASVTGARAFTASASAGLALMHEILFVTSGSRAPVVMAIANRALSSPLNIHGDHSDSMAERDSGWIQIYVENAQEAYDTLIQAFKIAEDVGVSLPIMVGLDGFTLSHSLENVNVLPDEIVKAFVGERQLPMVLTHEGKTVPFKLDPDNPMTMGPIAFQNYYFEFKRQQEEGMKNALKCIQEVNSSYASISGRSYGNGLIDAYKLDDAEVGVVCVGSTAGTLKVIVDELRQEGIKAGLLRLRTFRPLPVEELQNALKNAKAIAVMDKSMSFGGFGGAVFHEVRHALYGLQTHPPIVNYIYGLGGRDSRPSELRSIYEDLIRIAKTGQVENMINYLGLRE; encoded by the coding sequence ATGACACAACAAGTTAAACAACAAACATTGGCTTTAAACGGTGACGAAGCTGTTGCTTACGCAGTTAAACAGTGCGACGTTGACGTGGTCGCTGCTTACCCAATTACACCACAAACAATCATGGTTGAAAAATTCAGTGAGTACGTAGCAAACGGTGAAGTTAACACAGAGTTCGTCTGCACAGAATCTGAACATAGCGCTATAACGGCTTGTTTAGCGGCTTCCGTAACTGGAGCAAGAGCCTTCACCGCAAGTGCTTCTGCAGGATTAGCGTTGATGCATGAGATTCTTTTTGTGACTTCTGGCTCTCGAGCGCCAGTTGTGATGGCAATTGCTAACAGGGCTTTATCTTCGCCGTTAAACATTCATGGCGACCACTCTGACAGCATGGCTGAACGTGACAGCGGGTGGATTCAAATCTATGTGGAAAACGCTCAAGAAGCATATGACACCCTTATTCAAGCCTTTAAAATTGCAGAGGATGTTGGCGTTTCGCTGCCGATTATGGTTGGTTTAGACGGTTTCACGTTAAGCCACTCGCTGGAAAATGTTAACGTGCTTCCTGACGAAATTGTCAAAGCGTTTGTTGGTGAGAGGCAGCTTCCAATGGTGCTTACGCATGAAGGCAAAACTGTACCGTTCAAGCTTGACCCAGATAATCCAATGACCATGGGGCCCATTGCTTTTCAAAATTATTATTTCGAGTTCAAGCGGCAACAGGAAGAGGGAATGAAAAACGCTCTAAAATGCATCCAAGAAGTCAACAGTAGCTACGCAAGCATCAGCGGCCGAAGCTACGGTAATGGTTTAATTGATGCTTACAAACTTGATGACGCCGAGGTTGGTGTGGTTTGTGTTGGCTCAACAGCTGGAACATTAAAAGTCATCGTCGACGAGTTAAGGCAAGAGGGCATTAAAGCTGGGCTTCTACGGTTAAGGACATTTAGGCCATTACCTGTCGAAGAGTTACAAAACGCGCTCAAGAACGCTAAGGCGATTGCTGTTATGGATAAAAGCATGAGTTTTGGCGGTTTCGGAGGCGCAGTTTTCCATGAAGTACGTCATGCGCTGTATGGGTTGCAGACTCATCCACCAATCGTGAACTACATTTACGGTTTAGGTGGCAGGGATTCAAGACCATCTGAACTTAGAAGCATATATGAAGATCTAATACGTATTGCAAAGACTGGGCAGGTTGAGAATATGATTAATTATTTAGGATTGAGGGAGTAA
- a CDS encoding 4Fe-4S binding protein — MSIAGICSKSSAGFMTGDWKTFMPVYESAKCTKCLTCVMMCPEGAISWQPEKGKVEFDFGFCKGCGICANECPTKAITMKIPEKEA, encoded by the coding sequence ATTTCGATTGCTGGCATTTGTTCAAAGTCAAGTGCTGGTTTCATGACGGGTGACTGGAAAACTTTCATGCCTGTATATGAATCGGCAAAATGTACCAAATGCCTAACTTGCGTAATGATGTGTCCTGAGGGCGCGATTAGTTGGCAGCCAGAAAAGGGTAAGGTGGAATTTGATTTCGGCTTCTGCAAGGGCTGTGGAATATGCGCCAACGAATGTCCAACTAAAGCAATTACGATGAAAATACCTGAAAAAGAGGCATAA
- a CDS encoding DUF3795 domain-containing protein, whose protein sequence is MTIIEIGCCGAYCKTCRQWQKDRYPNERYCHGCKLGYDTGGRDLNKAKCQIKLCCFRDKKLQTCADCPDYPCKILTTFWNKDGTKYKQYKKQLEFIRQNGYEEYLKRADKWKGARGKL, encoded by the coding sequence GTGACAATTATAGAGATTGGGTGCTGTGGTGCATACTGCAAGACCTGCAGACAATGGCAAAAAGACAGGTACCCAAACGAGCGATACTGCCATGGTTGCAAGTTAGGCTACGATACCGGTGGACGAGACCTAAACAAGGCAAAATGCCAAATCAAGCTCTGCTGTTTTAGGGACAAAAAACTCCAAACATGCGCCGACTGCCCAGATTACCCATGCAAAATTCTGACAACTTTCTGGAACAAGGACGGGACAAAATACAAGCAGTACAAAAAACAGCTTGAATTCATCAGGCAAAACGGCTACGAAGAATACCTAAAAAGAGCAGACAAATGGAAAGGGGCACGCGGAAAACTTTAA
- a CDS encoding cation-transporting P-type ATPase — protein MEKAASRPINEVFADLKTSEEGLTSQEAKLRLKKYGYNRLSEKRQIPFVKKFFRHLRDLFGILLLVAAVLSFISTPDNPSLGIIILGVVFVNIFVSMFQESRAEKAMATLKSWMPEYAKVMRDGELKRISVREIVPGDIILLEEGDRVPADARLIEAFDLWTNNVPLTGESEPQPRFADTVETVEKAYLYSPNLVFMSTSVAKGKGKVVAYATGMDTQFGRIASLTQTIQEEESPLQKEIGLMAKFDFFIALVVGVVFFIASFLFLHIPLGTSIFFMIGVMVCCVPEGLQVTVSSALAINVLKMVKQNVLVKRLSAVQTLGSVTVICTDKTGTITKGEMTVNKLWVKDRVIEVSGLGYNPEGDFTLQGKSLRAAETASLEQLLEIAALCNGAKIDPPSDRNKHWSVIGDPTDGALLVAALKYGLNIENELARKPIVDILPFSFERKRMTTVHKVNGDFYVYTKGAPRNTLDVCNRVLVDGKIETLDEANMASIESKIRDFADEGLRVIAVAFKKMPKGKYKKGVEVEKDLIFVGLAAMRDPPREEVKSAVAKAKQAGIKTVIITGDYGPTAQVIAQEVGIVEGSCCQVVRGVDLEELSDQGIIDQVKKGNVIFARVSPEQKLRIVKVLKASGEVVAVTGDGANDAPSLKEADIGVAMGASGTDVAREAADIVLLNDSFASIVKAVESGRAIYENIRKFIVYVFSHNWAELIPYVLYAVLGIPLPLLVVQILAIDLAIDVIPSLALSREPPEAGIMQEPPRSLKERLFTGKVFLRSLFIGVIIAVGAMYGCLSAWMAGGWHWGMNLAPNDPVYIKGVTLTFAGIVVAQAGNVLASRTSKQSIFKTSLAKNKWIIFGIIAQLSILAFLIYVPLMQEFFGTTALNLSDWAFLLSLALIVIFAEEIRKFFSRRFSKTVEDLSRHDHT, from the coding sequence TTGGAGAAAGCTGCTTCTAGGCCGATTAATGAGGTTTTCGCTGACCTAAAAACATCTGAAGAAGGTTTAACAAGCCAAGAAGCTAAACTTCGCCTAAAAAAATACGGCTACAACAGGCTTTCTGAGAAGAGACAAATTCCCTTTGTTAAGAAGTTTTTTAGGCATCTTAGAGATTTATTTGGTATTCTGCTACTCGTAGCGGCTGTATTATCTTTTATAAGTACACCCGATAATCCGTCACTTGGCATAATTATTCTCGGAGTAGTTTTCGTTAACATTTTCGTCAGTATGTTTCAGGAGTCACGTGCAGAAAAAGCCATGGCAACCCTGAAAAGCTGGATGCCTGAATACGCCAAAGTCATGCGTGACGGGGAACTAAAGAGGATTTCTGTTCGAGAAATTGTTCCCGGAGACATAATCCTTTTGGAGGAAGGTGATCGGGTTCCAGCCGATGCGCGGTTAATTGAAGCTTTTGATTTGTGGACTAATAATGTTCCTTTGACTGGCGAGTCTGAGCCTCAGCCAAGATTTGCTGACACGGTGGAAACAGTTGAAAAAGCGTACCTGTATTCGCCTAACTTGGTTTTCATGAGCACCAGTGTGGCGAAAGGTAAGGGTAAAGTTGTTGCTTACGCTACTGGCATGGATACCCAGTTTGGAAGAATTGCTAGCTTAACTCAAACAATCCAAGAAGAGGAAAGCCCTCTGCAAAAGGAAATCGGGTTGATGGCAAAGTTCGACTTTTTTATCGCCCTTGTCGTTGGGGTAGTCTTTTTCATTGCTAGTTTTCTTTTCTTGCACATTCCTCTAGGAACAAGCATATTTTTCATGATCGGTGTTATGGTGTGCTGTGTCCCAGAGGGCTTACAGGTTACAGTTTCAAGCGCTCTAGCCATTAATGTGCTCAAAATGGTCAAGCAAAACGTTTTGGTCAAACGGTTGTCAGCTGTGCAGACTTTGGGCAGTGTAACTGTGATTTGCACGGACAAAACAGGTACCATAACTAAGGGTGAGATGACTGTTAACAAATTATGGGTCAAAGACCGTGTAATCGAAGTCTCAGGATTGGGTTATAATCCTGAAGGCGATTTTACCCTACAAGGTAAATCGTTGCGTGCAGCAGAAACAGCTTCGCTTGAGCAACTTTTGGAGATTGCTGCGCTCTGTAACGGTGCAAAGATTGATCCACCTTCCGATAGAAACAAGCATTGGAGTGTTATTGGTGATCCTACTGATGGTGCTTTACTGGTTGCTGCTTTAAAGTATGGTTTAAACATCGAGAATGAATTGGCTAGGAAACCCATTGTGGATATTTTGCCGTTTAGTTTTGAGCGAAAGCGTATGACTACTGTTCATAAAGTGAATGGCGACTTTTATGTTTACACTAAAGGCGCTCCGCGAAATACTCTCGACGTTTGCAACAGAGTGCTTGTGGATGGCAAAATCGAAACATTAGATGAGGCAAATATGGCCTCGATTGAGTCGAAAATCCGCGATTTTGCTGACGAAGGTTTGCGTGTTATTGCCGTAGCTTTCAAGAAAATGCCCAAAGGCAAGTACAAGAAAGGTGTAGAAGTAGAGAAAGATCTGATTTTTGTGGGTTTAGCAGCGATGCGTGATCCCCCAAGAGAAGAGGTAAAGAGTGCAGTTGCTAAGGCAAAGCAAGCTGGAATCAAAACGGTCATCATTACAGGCGATTACGGACCAACAGCGCAAGTTATTGCTCAGGAAGTAGGTATTGTTGAAGGTTCATGTTGCCAAGTTGTTCGCGGTGTTGATTTAGAAGAGTTAAGTGATCAAGGAATCATTGATCAAGTTAAGAAAGGTAACGTAATTTTTGCACGTGTTTCTCCTGAGCAAAAGCTCCGTATCGTCAAGGTTCTAAAGGCAAGCGGTGAAGTGGTTGCGGTTACAGGTGATGGCGCAAATGATGCTCCTTCGCTTAAGGAAGCGGACATTGGCGTTGCCATGGGTGCTTCTGGAACCGACGTTGCCCGTGAAGCGGCAGATATAGTTTTGCTCAACGATAGCTTTGCGTCCATTGTTAAAGCAGTTGAGTCTGGCAGAGCAATCTACGAGAATATCCGCAAATTCATTGTTTACGTGTTTTCGCATAACTGGGCAGAATTGATTCCATACGTGCTATATGCTGTGTTGGGCATCCCATTGCCGTTGCTGGTGGTGCAGATTTTAGCCATTGACCTTGCCATTGACGTTATCCCAAGTTTAGCTCTCAGCCGTGAGCCGCCTGAAGCGGGAATCATGCAGGAACCGCCGAGAAGTCTCAAAGAACGGTTGTTCACGGGTAAGGTTTTCTTGCGTTCTCTCTTCATCGGTGTAATCATAGCTGTGGGTGCAATGTATGGATGCTTGAGTGCTTGGATGGCGGGTGGTTGGCATTGGGGTATGAATTTAGCGCCAAATGACCCTGTGTACATTAAGGGGGTTACGTTGACGTTTGCTGGAATTGTGGTTGCTCAAGCAGGAAATGTTTTAGCCAGCAGAACCAGCAAGCAGTCGATTTTCAAGACAAGCCTTGCAAAGAATAAGTGGATTATCTTTGGCATTATAGCTCAGCTTTCAATTTTGGCTTTCTTAATTTATGTTCCCCTAATGCAGGAGTTCTTTGGAACAACCGCACTTAATCTTTCAGACTGGGCATTCTTGCTTTCACTTGCCTTAATAGTGATTTTTGCTGAGGAGATTCGCAAGTTTTTCAGTCGAAGATTTAGCAAAACTGTTGAAGACTTGAGTAGGCATGACCACACTTAG
- a CDS encoding thiamine pyrophosphate-dependent enzyme: MEADSMATIQEWKFTAKDIALKPDLFLSGHRACAGCGPASALRLIMKATRGPTIVTQATGCMEVVSSIYPYTSWAVPWLHTAFENAAANAAGIDAALKAMRRKGKVKQEHIDVIAIAGDGGTYDIGLQALSGAVERGHDFLFVLYDNEGYMNTGIQRSGGTPTGAATTTSPAGKVLPGKLEKKKPITEIMLAHDMEYVATATPYYWKDMLTKVRKGLEVEGPAFLHLFAPCPRGWRSEPDKTMAYSKLAVETCVFPLWEAVNGKRQLSTPSKLIALAPQKKKPVTDYLAGQGRFRHLFTPQNKSLLDEIQRETDRLWIRLLQKCE; this comes from the coding sequence ATGGAGGCAGACTCAATGGCAACAATACAGGAATGGAAGTTCACAGCCAAAGATATCGCTTTAAAACCAGACCTGTTCCTTTCAGGTCACAGAGCATGTGCAGGTTGCGGTCCAGCATCAGCGCTAAGGCTCATTATGAAGGCGACACGTGGACCGACGATTGTGACTCAGGCAACGGGTTGCATGGAAGTTGTTTCGTCAATTTATCCGTATACGTCATGGGCAGTGCCGTGGTTGCATACTGCTTTTGAGAATGCCGCTGCGAATGCTGCAGGTATTGATGCTGCTTTGAAGGCGATGCGGAGAAAAGGTAAAGTGAAGCAGGAGCACATCGATGTTATCGCTATTGCTGGTGACGGCGGAACTTATGATATCGGTTTGCAGGCGCTGTCTGGTGCAGTTGAGCGCGGCCATGATTTCTTGTTTGTACTCTACGACAATGAAGGCTACATGAATACTGGCATACAGCGAAGCGGTGGCACGCCGACTGGTGCAGCTACAACAACAAGCCCTGCAGGGAAGGTTCTTCCCGGTAAACTGGAGAAGAAGAAGCCGATTACGGAGATTATGCTGGCGCATGACATGGAGTACGTGGCTACTGCAACACCTTACTACTGGAAGGACATGCTGACAAAAGTTCGTAAGGGTCTAGAAGTTGAGGGTCCAGCATTTCTGCACTTGTTTGCTCCGTGTCCAAGAGGTTGGCGCAGTGAACCTGACAAAACTATGGCTTATTCAAAGTTGGCGGTTGAGACTTGTGTGTTTCCGCTTTGGGAGGCAGTTAATGGCAAGAGGCAATTGTCAACGCCAAGTAAGCTGATTGCTTTGGCGCCTCAAAAGAAAAAGCCTGTTACAGATTATCTTGCTGGTCAAGGCAGGTTTAGGCATTTGTTTACGCCGCAGAACAAGAGTTTGCTTGACGAGATTCAACGCGAAACTGATAGGCTTTGGATACGGCTTTTGCAGAAATGTGAATAA
- a CDS encoding 2-oxoacid:acceptor oxidoreductase family protein, with amino-acid sequence MEKLVEFRWHGRGGQGAWTASELLARTALDEGKYIQSFPEFGPERMGAPVTAFTRISTEPIRLHCAIYDPDVVVVLDNTLLKTVPVTAGINQDDNILIINSTEEPAALKERLKVTKGKVWTVPATEIALKILGAPITNTALLGAVAKATGIITLEGIHKTLQGRFRADLAEKNFAVIKEAYREAKASE; translated from the coding sequence TTGGAAAAGCTTGTTGAATTTAGGTGGCACGGTAGAGGCGGTCAAGGGGCTTGGACAGCCAGTGAATTGTTGGCAAGGACAGCCCTTGACGAGGGAAAATACATTCAATCATTCCCCGAATTTGGACCTGAGCGCATGGGGGCTCCAGTAACCGCCTTTACACGCATAAGCACCGAACCGATAAGGTTACATTGCGCAATCTATGACCCAGATGTTGTTGTGGTGTTGGATAATACATTATTGAAAACGGTGCCAGTAACCGCTGGGATAAATCAAGATGATAACATATTAATTATTAATTCCACAGAGGAGCCAGCTGCCCTAAAAGAGCGACTTAAAGTAACAAAAGGCAAAGTCTGGACGGTTCCAGCAACAGAGATAGCCCTAAAAATCTTGGGAGCTCCAATAACAAACACAGCATTGCTTGGGGCCGTTGCTAAAGCCACAGGCATCATAACATTAGAAGGCATACATAAGACCTTGCAGGGTCGTTTCCGAGCAGACCTTGCCGAAAAGAACTTTGCTGTTATAAAGGAAGCGTATAGGGAGGCAAAAGCTAGTGAGTAA
- a CDS encoding GNAT family N-acetyltransferase, whose protein sequence is MRAVVLTKDLEDVFWNVVTKDFFDYYFFIYDWLLQRDKTKVLIAFEEDALLGLMLIYDESVVQLRGEPAAVEFLLHNLVLEKIVVQAPENCESVVLRKFPNFTLKEKILLMNVAKGEEHLDSVVKPEVLSSADAEAVALLMNECYPEMWSDITVKDVECRLPSEGSLWLGIRQQGKLVSFGYAMLTAKISHVTWIATHPQWRNKGYATSIVSALLGECLKKAPSAIIYVAENNLAAKTVYLKVGFKPNKSYILIKT, encoded by the coding sequence ATGAGAGCAGTGGTGCTTACGAAAGATTTAGAAGACGTGTTTTGGAATGTAGTTACAAAGGATTTTTTCGACTATTATTTTTTTATTTATGATTGGTTGCTCCAGAGAGATAAAACTAAGGTTTTAATAGCATTTGAGGAAGATGCCCTTTTGGGGTTAATGTTGATTTATGATGAAAGCGTTGTTCAGTTACGCGGTGAACCTGCGGCAGTTGAGTTTTTACTTCATAATCTGGTTTTAGAGAAGATTGTTGTGCAAGCACCCGAAAACTGTGAAAGTGTTGTTCTCAGGAAATTTCCGAATTTTACGCTTAAGGAAAAGATTCTTCTAATGAACGTTGCGAAGGGTGAAGAGCATCTTGACAGTGTGGTGAAGCCGGAAGTGCTGAGCAGTGCCGACGCTGAAGCGGTTGCTTTGCTTATGAATGAGTGTTATCCTGAAATGTGGAGTGATATTACCGTAAAAGATGTTGAGTGTAGACTGCCTTCTGAAGGTTCTCTGTGGCTTGGAATCCGACAGCAGGGCAAGCTGGTTTCTTTTGGGTACGCAATGTTAACTGCAAAGATTAGTCATGTAACATGGATTGCTACGCACCCGCAATGGCGCAATAAAGGTTATGCCACATCGATTGTATCAGCACTATTAGGAGAGTGCCTAAAAAAAGCACCAAGTGCTATAATCTACGTAGCGGAGAATAATTTAGCAGCAAAAACCGTCTACTTAAAAGTCGGCTTCAAACCTAACAAATCATACATTCTCATAAAAACATAG
- the dinB gene encoding DNA polymerase IV gives MLADFDYFFAQCEELRNPAIRDKPVVVGVYSGRTEDSGAVSTSNYIARKYAVKSGMPLFLAKRKLEGTDAVFFRVDHEYYNQVSNRIMDIFRTYATSVEQVSVDEAYLDVTEQVEGSFEKAKDYAQKIKADVKTKVGITFTIGVGPNKLIAKIACDAQKPDGLTIVKPEEAQAFLAPLSVDRLLGVGKKTTARMEQMGIKTIGDLAKYDCQVLIEVFGKALGIYFHNAANAIDNEPVQEQGEAESISRIGTLKQDTRDLAFILQKTAELTEDIFKEVSDKNLSFKTVSIYVVMTDLSSKSRSITLEQPAKDKETILRNTKMLLEKFLSETTLQIRRVGVRVAGFSKEEPQQKQITSFFSTA, from the coding sequence ATGCTGGCAGATTTTGATTACTTCTTTGCGCAATGCGAAGAACTCCGTAACCCAGCCATCAGAGATAAGCCAGTGGTCGTGGGCGTTTACTCAGGACGCACTGAAGACAGCGGAGCCGTAAGCACAAGCAACTACATTGCACGTAAATACGCGGTCAAGTCAGGCATGCCACTGTTCTTGGCGAAGCGTAAACTCGAAGGCACAGATGCGGTTTTCTTCCGCGTTGACCATGAGTACTACAACCAAGTAAGCAACCGTATCATGGATATTTTTCGTACTTACGCCACAAGCGTTGAGCAAGTCAGCGTTGACGAGGCATACTTAGACGTTACAGAACAAGTCGAGGGTAGCTTCGAAAAAGCAAAAGATTACGCCCAGAAGATAAAAGCCGATGTCAAAACGAAAGTCGGCATAACGTTCACAATCGGCGTTGGACCAAACAAACTCATAGCAAAAATAGCCTGCGACGCTCAGAAACCCGACGGTTTAACAATAGTGAAGCCTGAAGAAGCTCAAGCTTTTCTTGCTCCACTCTCGGTTGACCGACTTTTGGGGGTAGGCAAAAAAACTACTGCACGCATGGAGCAGATGGGCATAAAAACTATCGGCGACTTAGCAAAATACGACTGCCAAGTGCTCATCGAAGTTTTCGGCAAGGCACTAGGTATCTACTTTCACAATGCAGCAAACGCTATAGACAACGAACCTGTACAAGAGCAGGGTGAAGCAGAATCCATAAGTCGAATCGGCACCTTAAAACAGGACACACGTGACTTAGCGTTTATTTTGCAGAAAACCGCTGAGTTAACAGAGGACATTTTCAAAGAAGTATCAGACAAAAACTTGAGTTTCAAAACAGTTTCAATTTATGTTGTCATGACAGATTTAAGCAGCAAGAGCAGGTCAATAACGCTTGAACAACCAGCCAAAGACAAAGAAACCATACTGAGAAACACAAAAATGCTTCTCGAGAAATTTTTGAGCGAAACGACACTTCAAATCCGCAGAGTCGGCGTAAGAGTCGCAGGTTTTAGCAAAGAAGAACCACAGCAAAAACAAATAACAAGCTTTTTCTCAACAGCCTAA